In one window of Methanoculleus chikugoensis DNA:
- a CDS encoding single-stranded-DNA-specific exonuclease RecJ translates to MGFENDLRRAADIIGDAESVTIVSHIDADGISTEAILAQALAREQKPVESVFVRQLEPMAMRHVPKDSSLKLFADLGAGQQSLLEEHGLCADEVLILDHHVGQPSGTAYPQVNSLDYGITRMSAAGIAYLVAKALDSTNIDLAKLAVIGNVGDMMARENCGLVGPAREIVQDGVEYGNILVRGRDLNCYGTSTRPLHVCLGYCDDPYIDGISNNTNAALRFLERLGVELKNPRGGWLVWEELPFEDRRTIISALAQQLIAHGRETDRLLAETYIFPDEPERTPLRNASEYATLLNACGRWAKPRIGSSICHGERGEAYRDAEQMLAHHRTVIRDLLQYILDTGVTELSHLQYVHTGNRFPDTIVGIGAGMALSKLNWKKPMMVLAAMVDEPEVTKVSMRTNEWVLGRGVDLCEALIEASAEVGGAGGGHRIAAGAFIPHDTEEEFVDGVNRILKRQFASADPDDS, encoded by the coding sequence ATGGGCTTCGAGAACGATCTGCGGAGAGCGGCGGATATCATCGGTGATGCGGAGTCGGTGACGATCGTCTCCCACATCGACGCCGACGGCATCAGCACGGAGGCGATCCTTGCGCAGGCGCTTGCCCGCGAGCAGAAGCCGGTCGAATCGGTCTTCGTCCGCCAGCTCGAACCGATGGCGATGCGCCACGTCCCGAAGGACAGCTCCCTGAAACTCTTCGCCGACCTCGGGGCCGGGCAGCAGAGCCTTCTTGAGGAACACGGTCTCTGCGCGGACGAAGTCCTGATCCTCGACCACCATGTCGGCCAGCCCTCCGGCACGGCCTACCCCCAGGTGAACAGCCTTGACTACGGCATCACCCGGATGAGCGCCGCCGGGATCGCGTATCTGGTCGCGAAGGCGCTCGATTCCACGAACATCGACCTCGCGAAACTCGCCGTCATCGGGAACGTCGGGGACATGATGGCCCGCGAGAACTGCGGGCTGGTCGGTCCGGCACGCGAGATCGTCCAGGACGGCGTGGAGTACGGCAACATCCTCGTGCGGGGCCGCGACCTGAACTGTTACGGGACGTCCACCCGCCCGCTCCACGTCTGCCTCGGCTACTGCGACGACCCCTATATCGACGGGATCTCGAACAACACGAACGCAGCACTCCGGTTCCTCGAGCGGCTCGGCGTCGAACTGAAGAACCCGCGGGGCGGGTGGCTCGTCTGGGAAGAACTCCCGTTCGAGGACCGGCGCACGATCATCAGCGCCCTTGCCCAGCAACTCATCGCCCACGGGAGGGAGACCGACCGCCTGCTCGCCGAGACCTACATCTTCCCCGACGAACCGGAGCGGACGCCGCTCCGGAACGCCTCCGAGTACGCCACCCTCCTGAACGCCTGCGGCCGGTGGGCAAAACCCCGGATAGGGAGCAGCATCTGCCACGGGGAGCGCGGGGAGGCCTATCGCGACGCTGAGCAGATGCTCGCCCACCACCGGACGGTCATCCGCGACCTGCTCCAGTACATCCTCGATACCGGCGTGACCGAGTTGTCCCACCTCCAGTACGTCCACACCGGCAACCGCTTTCCCGACACCATCGTCGGGATCGGGGCAGGCATGGCGCTCTCCAAACTGAACTGGAAGAAGCCCATGATGGTGCTCGCCGCGATGGTGGACGAGCCGGAGGTGACGAAGGTCTCGATGCGGACGAACGAGTGGGTGCTCGGCCGCGGGGTCGATCTCTGCGAGGCGCTCATCGAGGCGTCGGCAGAGGTCGGCGGCGCAGGCGGCGGGCACCGGATCGCCGCCGGAGCATTCATCCCCCACGATACAGAAGAGGAGTTTGTTGATGGTGTCAACCGAATACTCAAACGACAGTTCGCTTCGGCGGATCCGGACGATAGCTGA
- a CDS encoding ribosome assembly factor SBDS translates to MIPLDQAVVARLESHGERFEVLVDPNQAMRIRQGEEIDLENVVAADSIFSNAAHAERASEEALLKVFKTTEFEQAALRIIQKGEIHLTAEQRRHLIAEKRNRVVTFISRNAVNPQSGFPHPPQRIELAMEEARVNIDPFKSVEEQVKDVVKALRPLLPIRFEEIRIAVKIPADYTARAYEITTAGTLERDEWQKDGSWIAVVRIPAGIQEEFYDLVNKVSKGNAETRIVERVS, encoded by the coding sequence ATGATTCCTCTCGACCAGGCAGTAGTAGCGCGGCTTGAGAGCCACGGAGAACGGTTCGAGGTCCTCGTCGACCCCAACCAGGCCATGCGCATCCGGCAGGGCGAAGAGATCGACCTGGAGAATGTCGTCGCCGCCGACTCCATCTTTTCGAACGCCGCCCATGCCGAACGGGCCTCCGAAGAGGCTCTCCTGAAGGTCTTCAAGACGACCGAGTTCGAGCAGGCAGCGCTCCGGATCATCCAGAAGGGCGAGATCCACCTTACGGCGGAGCAGCGCCGTCACCTCATCGCGGAGAAGCGGAACCGGGTCGTCACGTTCATATCGAGGAACGCCGTCAACCCGCAGTCAGGGTTCCCTCACCCGCCGCAGCGCATCGAACTTGCGATGGAAGAGGCGAGGGTGAACATCGACCCCTTCAAGTCCGTCGAGGAGCAGGTCAAAGACGTGGTCAAGGCGCTCCGCCCGCTCCTCCCCATCCGGTTCGAGGAGATCCGGATCGCCGTGAAGATCCCGGCGGATTATACCGCAAGGGCGTACGAGATCACGACCGCGGGGACACTCGAACGGGATGAGTGGCAGAAGGACGGATCCTGGATCGCGGTCGTCAGAATTCCAGCGGGTATCCAGGAGGAGTTCTACGACCTGGTGAACAAGGTTTCCAAGGGGAATGCGGAGACCCGGATCGTCGAACGGGTGTCGTGA
- a CDS encoding PUA domain-containing protein, with amino-acid sequence MVSTEYSNDSSLRRIRTIADFQFGAGAGAAIFPDECAFQFSTTGRIRQVRLGKERLATVRAQDGRLTLGIAAAERLAAHLASPAYRVAVQEDVAPFVADGKNAMAKHVVAADEGIRAGDEVLVVTGDDVLLATGAALLSGREMLAFNYGVAVKVRQGRGSECFQER; translated from the coding sequence ATGGTGTCAACCGAATACTCAAACGACAGTTCGCTTCGGCGGATCCGGACGATAGCTGACTTCCAGTTCGGCGCAGGAGCCGGTGCCGCGATCTTCCCCGACGAGTGCGCCTTCCAGTTCTCGACGACCGGGCGCATCCGCCAGGTGCGCCTCGGAAAGGAGAGGCTTGCGACCGTTCGCGCGCAGGACGGCCGCCTGACCCTCGGGATAGCCGCAGCGGAGCGCCTTGCCGCCCATCTCGCCTCCCCGGCCTACCGGGTGGCGGTGCAGGAGGACGTGGCGCCGTTCGTCGCTGACGGGAAGAACGCGATGGCGAAACACGTCGTCGCTGCCGACGAGGGCATCCGTGCAGGAGACGAGGTGCTGGTGGTGACCGGCGACGACGTCCTCCTCGCCACCGGAGCGGCCCTGCTCTCCGGGCGGGAGATGCTGGCATTTAATTACGGTGTAGCGGTAAAAGTACGGCAGGGGAGAGGTTCCGAATGTTTCCAGGAAAGATAA
- a CDS encoding nascent polypeptide-associated complex protein, whose protein sequence is MFPGKINPKKMKQMMKQMGMEMEEIEGVEKVVIYTPAGNYVFDDAQVVATTMQGTTTYQLTGEARFEEAVPEIPDDDVALVASQAGATEEAARAALVETRGDIAEAILKLAQQ, encoded by the coding sequence ATGTTTCCAGGAAAGATAAACCCGAAAAAGATGAAGCAGATGATGAAGCAGATGGGCATGGAGATGGAGGAGATCGAGGGCGTCGAGAAGGTCGTCATCTACACTCCCGCGGGAAACTACGTCTTTGACGATGCCCAGGTCGTTGCGACCACCATGCAGGGGACCACCACCTACCAGCTCACGGGGGAGGCCCGGTTCGAGGAGGCCGTCCCGGAGATCCCCGACGACGACGTTGCCCTCGTCGCATCGCAGGCCGGGGCAACCGAGGAGGCCGCACGGGCGGCGCTCGTCGAGACCCGCGGCGACATCGCCGAAGCGATCCTGAAACTCGCGCAGCAATGA
- a CDS encoding 50S ribosomal protein L15e, with product MAKSMYAYVREAWKRPDRSEVKALLWERLQTWRREGSIVRVEHPTRIDRARSLGYKAKQGIVVVRVKVRRGGRRKPRYIRGRRTARMGMRRMTPAKSLQRMAEERASRKFPNMEALNSYWVGEDGRSKWFEVIMVDGHHPSIKSDRNLAWLANPAHRGRAERGKTSAGIKGRGMRTRGRGTEKTRPSIRSHANRGK from the coding sequence ATGGCAAAATCGATGTATGCCTACGTACGTGAGGCATGGAAGCGGCCCGACCGGTCGGAAGTGAAAGCCCTCCTCTGGGAGCGGCTCCAGACCTGGCGGCGCGAAGGGAGTATCGTGCGCGTGGAGCACCCGACCCGGATAGACCGGGCCCGGTCGCTCGGCTACAAGGCCAAGCAGGGGATCGTCGTCGTGCGGGTCAAGGTCCGCCGCGGCGGCCGGAGGAAGCCCCGGTACATCCGCGGGCGCAGGACCGCACGCATGGGCATGCGCCGGATGACCCCGGCAAAGAGCCTGCAGCGCATGGCCGAGGAGCGCGCATCCCGCAAGTTCCCGAACATGGAAGCCCTGAACTCCTACTGGGTCGGTGAGGACGGACGCTCCAAGTGGTTCGAGGTCATCATGGTCGACGGGCACCACCCGTCGATCAAGAGCGACCGCAACCTCGCATGGCTGGCGAACCCGGCTCACCGGGGCCGGGCAGAGCGCGGCAAGACCTCCGCCGGCATTAAGGGGCGCGGGATGCGGACGCGCGGGCGTGGAACCGAGAAGACGCGCCCGAGCATCCGTTCTCACGCGAACCGCGGCAAATAA
- a CDS encoding NAD(P)H-hydrate dehydratase, whose product MTTSDMREFLETGVIDAGRMRAVEGNAVALGYPSLLMMESAGRAVANAVLAQGPSRVLVLCGRGNNGGDGMVAARYLQHLDAVDVVYPDCGSTTASAAAQLALLRHCSVALHPVRCAADVEALSRLFDGADVIVDAMLGTGASGAVREPLASLVARANGSGAPVLAVDTPTPGIRASRILSFHRPKVEGADVADIGIPLEAEVFTGPGDLTLVPSRRSEAHKGAGGEVLVVGGGPYQGAPYIAAMGALRAGADIVRVASPAYIPMPDLIYERLEGKAITVDHLETILSLVDRADVVVCGMGLGKESHDVVLAVAEAAEKAVFDADALARPLPAAKETVYTPHAGEFARMTGAEPPAGPVARGRCVKAAATTGTILLKGPVDVVSDGSRVRFNRTGTPAMTAGGTGDLLAGIAGALLCHLPAFEAACLAAYVNGRAGMLAAEGRGSGLLATDMPDYIPEILFRPPAPE is encoded by the coding sequence ATGACGACAAGCGATATGCGGGAGTTTCTGGAGACCGGCGTTATCGACGCCGGGCGGATGAGAGCGGTCGAGGGGAACGCCGTTGCGCTCGGCTACCCGTCGCTTCTGATGATGGAGAGCGCCGGGAGGGCGGTCGCGAACGCCGTCCTCGCCCAAGGTCCTTCCCGGGTCCTCGTCCTCTGCGGGAGGGGAAACAACGGCGGCGACGGGATGGTGGCGGCCCGCTACCTCCAGCACCTCGATGCGGTCGACGTCGTCTATCCCGACTGCGGCTCGACGACTGCCTCGGCCGCCGCCCAGCTCGCTCTCCTCCGGCACTGTTCCGTTGCCCTCCACCCCGTCCGGTGTGCCGCAGACGTCGAGGCGCTCTCCCGCCTCTTTGACGGCGCCGACGTCATCGTCGATGCGATGCTCGGCACCGGAGCGTCGGGCGCAGTGCGGGAACCGCTCGCGTCCCTCGTCGCCCGGGCGAACGGAAGCGGCGCCCCGGTCCTCGCCGTCGACACCCCCACCCCCGGCATCCGTGCGAGCCGGATCCTCTCGTTCCACCGCCCGAAGGTTGAGGGCGCGGACGTCGCGGATATCGGCATCCCGCTCGAGGCGGAGGTATTCACCGGCCCGGGAGACCTCACGCTTGTCCCGTCACGGAGATCGGAGGCCCACAAGGGCGCCGGCGGCGAGGTGCTCGTCGTCGGGGGCGGGCCCTACCAGGGGGCGCCCTACATCGCGGCGATGGGAGCGCTCCGCGCCGGGGCCGACATCGTGCGGGTGGCTTCGCCTGCGTACATCCCCATGCCCGACCTGATCTACGAGCGGCTGGAGGGGAAGGCGATCACCGTCGACCACCTGGAGACGATCCTCTCCCTCGTCGACCGGGCGGATGTCGTCGTCTGCGGCATGGGCCTCGGGAAGGAGAGCCACGACGTCGTGCTCGCCGTCGCGGAGGCGGCGGAGAAGGCGGTCTTTGATGCCGATGCGCTCGCCCGCCCCCTACCGGCGGCGAAAGAGACGGTCTACACCCCGCACGCAGGCGAGTTCGCCCGGATGACCGGGGCGGAGCCCCCGGCGGGTCCTGTCGCGCGCGGCCGGTGCGTGAAGGCCGCCGCAACGACCGGGACCATCCTGCTCAAGGGCCCGGTCGACGTCGTATCCGACGGTTCGCGGGTCAGGTTCAACCGGACCGGCACCCCCGCCATGACCGCCGGCGGGACGGGCGACCTCTTAGCCGGCATCGCCGGCGCGCTCCTCTGCCATCTTCCCGCGTTCGAGGCCGCCTGCCTCGCCGCGTACGTGAACGGCAGGGCCGGCATGCTTGCCGCGGAGGGGCGGGGAAGCGGCCTGCTCGCGACCGATATGCCTGACTACATTCCAGAGATCCTCTTCCGGCCCCCCGCACCGGAATGA
- the psmA gene encoding archaeal proteasome endopeptidase complex subunit alpha produces MQPQYQMGYDRAITVFSPDGRLYQVEYAREAVKRGTTAVGIKCSEGVVLIVDKRVTSRLLEPVSIEKIFKIDSHIGVASSGLVGDARSLVDRARVEAQINRVSYNEPINVETLAKKLCDHMQTYTQFGGARPYGTALLIAGVSDGEARLFETDPSGTLLEYKATGIGTGRPAVMKVFEDEYREDADFAGAIGLGIKALHAATEGKLDVGAIEIGIVSIETREFRKLEKDEVKAYVDQFEE; encoded by the coding sequence ATGCAACCACAATATCAGATGGGATATGACCGGGCGATCACGGTGTTCAGCCCGGACGGAAGGCTTTACCAGGTCGAGTACGCCAGAGAAGCGGTGAAACGAGGCACGACGGCCGTCGGAATCAAATGCAGCGAAGGCGTCGTGCTGATCGTCGATAAGAGGGTGACGTCCCGTCTCCTTGAACCAGTCTCCATCGAGAAGATCTTCAAGATTGACTCGCATATCGGCGTTGCGTCCTCCGGCCTCGTCGGCGATGCGCGGTCTCTCGTGGACCGGGCCCGGGTCGAGGCACAGATCAATCGTGTCTCCTACAACGAGCCGATCAACGTCGAGACCCTCGCGAAAAAGCTCTGCGACCATATGCAGACCTACACCCAGTTCGGCGGTGCACGCCCCTACGGGACCGCTCTCCTGATCGCAGGAGTCAGCGACGGGGAGGCCCGTCTCTTCGAGACCGATCCGAGCGGCACGCTGCTCGAGTACAAGGCGACCGGCATCGGCACGGGCAGACCTGCCGTCATGAAGGTATTCGAGGACGAGTACCGGGAGGATGCGGACTTCGCCGGCGCCATCGGGCTCGGGATCAAGGCCCTGCACGCCGCGACGGAGGGCAAGCTCGACGTGGGCGCCATCGAGATCGGCATCGTCTCCATCGAGACCCGGGAGTTCCGGAAACTGGAGAAGGACGAGGTAAAGGCATACGTCGACCAGTTCGAAGAGTGA
- the moaC gene encoding cyclic pyranopterin monophosphate synthase MoaC gives MSESGEHGKTPVFTHIENDRAQMVDISGKTEVVREAVASGRIYLRSETLRAIREGTTVKGNVLATARVAATLAVKDTPRLIPMCHPIPLAGITIDFEEGDGYIEATARVKSYGRTGVEMEALTGVSVALLTVWDMVKSAEKDENGQYPVTRMDAIRVVEKRKGV, from the coding sequence ATGAGCGAGTCCGGCGAACACGGTAAGACCCCGGTCTTCACCCACATCGAGAACGACCGCGCACAGATGGTGGACATCTCGGGAAAGACCGAGGTCGTCCGGGAAGCGGTTGCGAGCGGCAGGATCTACCTCCGGAGCGAGACGCTCCGCGCCATCCGGGAAGGGACTACAGTCAAAGGCAACGTTTTAGCGACCGCACGGGTGGCGGCAACCCTCGCGGTGAAGGATACGCCGCGCCTCATCCCCATGTGCCACCCCATACCGCTTGCAGGCATCACCATCGACTTCGAGGAGGGCGACGGCTACATCGAGGCGACCGCCCGCGTGAAGTCCTACGGGAGGACGGGTGTCGAGATGGAAGCGCTCACCGGCGTCTCCGTCGCCCTCCTCACCGTCTGGGACATGGTGAAGTCGGCGGAGAAAGACGAGAACGGGCAGTATCCCGTCACCCGGATGGATGCCATCCGCGTCGTGGAGAAGCGCAAGGGAGTGTAA
- a CDS encoding KEOPS complex subunit Pcc1, which yields MTHTAVFRFATPDARALYLSVCQEMGDVGDRSSVRVGLADDDTLVLEVSATDIPALRAALNTWLRLITIAVEMREIAVPSGASP from the coding sequence ATGACGCATACGGCAGTCTTCCGGTTCGCGACCCCCGATGCCCGCGCCCTCTACCTCTCCGTCTGCCAGGAGATGGGCGACGTGGGCGACCGGTCGTCCGTCCGGGTCGGGCTCGCGGACGACGATACGCTCGTCCTCGAGGTGAGCGCCACCGATATACCCGCGCTCAGGGCGGCCTTAAACACCTGGCTTCGGCTGATCACGATAGCAGTCGAGATGCGGGAGATTGCCGTCCCGTCCGGTGCGTCCCCGTAA
- a CDS encoding 50S ribosomal protein L37ae, with the protein MASRKQSAKGRVVGSSGRFGPRYGRFIRKRVNQIEAVSRASHACPRCDQVAVKREGTGIWTCRKCGFKFAGGSYVPETPAMRIAARSIERSLQKEG; encoded by the coding sequence ATGGCAAGTCGCAAACAGAGTGCAAAGGGCAGGGTAGTCGGAAGTTCCGGGCGTTTCGGCCCGAGGTATGGCCGGTTTATCCGGAAGAGAGTCAACCAGATCGAGGCGGTCTCCCGCGCGAGCCATGCGTGCCCCCGCTGCGATCAGGTAGCGGTCAAGCGTGAGGGAACGGGCATCTGGACGTGCCGCAAGTGCGGATTCAAGTTTGCAGGCGGCAGCTATGTCCCGGAGACGCCGGCGATGCGCATCGCCGCGCGGAGCATCGAGCGGTCGCTGCAGAAGGAGGGGTAA
- a CDS encoding RNase P subunit p30 family protein yields MKITDAGIHPYPAGDSTVARMALEAAGLGFDSVVVIGDAAHRPPGIEVLRGAVIGASSVKEVLKRVRDPAVRRADIVYVDAGDISFNRAVVSVKEVNVVRSIHATRRNAFDHVAARTAAEQGVAVDISMAPIIHLRGTKRQRALQRYADILSLQRRYGFPLTISSDARSILGQRSVREIRGLCALFGMTGAEVTEAFSSVGRIVEPHRPVRVVE; encoded by the coding sequence ATGAAGATCACAGATGCCGGTATACATCCCTATCCTGCCGGTGACTCGACGGTTGCGCGCATGGCGCTCGAAGCGGCAGGACTCGGGTTCGATAGCGTCGTCGTTATCGGAGATGCCGCGCATCGGCCTCCCGGCATCGAGGTTCTCCGGGGAGCCGTGATCGGTGCCTCGTCCGTAAAAGAGGTTCTCAAACGGGTGCGCGATCCCGCCGTCCGGCGGGCCGACATCGTCTACGTCGACGCCGGGGATATCTCCTTCAACCGGGCGGTCGTCTCCGTCAAAGAGGTCAATGTCGTCAGGAGCATCCATGCCACCCGGAGAAACGCCTTCGACCACGTCGCCGCACGGACGGCGGCGGAGCAGGGCGTGGCGGTGGACATCTCGATGGCTCCCATCATCCACCTCCGCGGGACGAAGCGCCAGAGGGCGCTGCAGCGGTATGCGGACATCCTCTCGTTGCAGCGCCGATACGGCTTCCCGCTGACGATATCGTCGGACGCCCGGTCGATACTCGGACAGCGATCGGTTCGCGAGATCCGCGGTCTCTGCGCACTCTTCGGCATGACCGGGGCGGAAGTGACCGAAGCGTTCTCGTCCGTCGGCCGGATCGTCGAGCCGCACCGCCCCGTGAGAGTGGTCGAATGA
- a CDS encoding Rpp14/Pop5 family protein, translating to MRPRPPAMRTKRRYILARILPYGVQVDQKQVYLAVIEAATSLLGDAASGLAQPAVVFCEGGYVVVRCRRGTEKDIAVALATVTTVADERIALRTVATSGTIHALRRRMRPIQHLSGDGEVKIGETYFAVYRYPRQKVDLVEKGIKHQKSLFFTEGDLEER from the coding sequence ATGAGGCCGAGACCGCCGGCGATGCGGACGAAACGGCGCTACATCCTGGCGCGGATCCTCCCCTACGGAGTGCAGGTAGACCAGAAACAGGTCTACCTCGCGGTCATCGAGGCCGCGACCTCGCTCCTTGGCGATGCGGCCTCCGGCCTTGCGCAGCCCGCGGTGGTCTTCTGCGAAGGGGGATACGTCGTCGTCCGGTGCCGGCGGGGAACCGAGAAGGATATCGCCGTCGCGCTTGCAACGGTCACCACGGTCGCCGACGAGCGGATCGCGCTCCGGACGGTCGCCACCTCGGGGACGATCCATGCACTGCGGCGCCGGATGAGACCGATCCAGCATCTCTCCGGGGACGGGGAAGTGAAGATCGGGGAAACTTATTTCGCGGTCTATCGCTATCCGCGTCAAAAGGTTGATTTGGTTGAAAAAGGTATTAAGCATCAGAAGTCATTGTTTTTCACCGAAGGCGATTTGGAGGAACGATAA
- a CDS encoding DNA-directed RNA polymerase subunit P, translated as MAAYKCARCKQKVEIDVNIRCPYCGHRILFKERGAGIKDLKAR; from the coding sequence GTGGCTGCCTATAAGTGCGCTCGCTGTAAACAAAAAGTGGAGATTGACGTCAATATACGCTGCCCCTACTGTGGGCACCGCATCCTCTTCAAGGAACGCGGAGCCGGAATAAAAGATCTGAAGGCTCGATGA
- a CDS encoding methyltransferase domain-containing protein encodes MIETGERLLLVGNDREYFVTAGEGKFSTDRGMIDLSALVGMNPGEEIRTHLEIPFTVLRPRPTDFFVHAKRSGAPMLPKDIGMVIAYTGMNRDDHVLDAGTGSGVAAIYFGSIARSVKTYEVRPEFARLAEKNIRNARLDNVEVVAADMLEATGEFDVVHLDLTITPAHVEHAFSLLSPGGYLSCYTPFLEHTFVALDAAAPLFRDVHCYECMERELTRSARGTRPSTRVGHSGYITVARK; translated from the coding sequence ATGATCGAGACCGGCGAACGTCTTCTGCTCGTCGGCAATGACCGCGAGTACTTCGTGACGGCGGGCGAAGGAAAGTTCTCCACCGACCGGGGGATGATCGATCTATCGGCGCTCGTGGGCATGAACCCGGGAGAAGAGATCCGGACTCACCTCGAGATCCCGTTCACCGTGCTGCGCCCCCGGCCAACCGACTTCTTCGTCCACGCAAAACGGAGCGGCGCGCCTATGCTCCCGAAGGACATCGGCATGGTGATCGCCTACACGGGGATGAACCGCGACGACCATGTCCTCGACGCCGGAACCGGGAGCGGCGTCGCCGCAATCTACTTCGGGAGCATTGCCCGTAGCGTGAAGACCTACGAGGTGCGGCCGGAGTTTGCCCGGCTCGCGGAGAAGAACATCCGAAACGCCCGCCTCGATAACGTCGAGGTGGTCGCTGCCGATATGCTCGAAGCGACCGGCGAGTTCGACGTCGTGCACCTCGACCTCACGATAACGCCGGCACACGTGGAGCACGCCTTCTCGCTCCTCTCGCCCGGCGGCTATCTCTCCTGCTACACGCCGTTCCTCGAACACACGTTCGTCGCGCTCGACGCCGCAGCGCCGCTCTTCCGCGACGTCCACTGCTACGAGTGCATGGAACGGGAACTGACGCGCTCCGCCCGGGGAACCCGGCCGTCGACCCGGGTCGGCCACAGCGGCTACATCACGGTCGCAAGAAAGTGA